A region from the Vicia villosa cultivar HV-30 ecotype Madison, WI linkage group LG3, Vvil1.0, whole genome shotgun sequence genome encodes:
- the LOC131656753 gene encoding uncharacterized protein LOC131656753: protein MSVNATYLVWPEKDIEGGKLFLTNTYLKDKEGNFLEEAPRRPKKYELFIKEEDWVEFVNQRDEAFRKRSATNRARASKPAYPYKKGRLGYARLEEKILEETKSEETSLPVHVLWKEARVGKN from the exons atgagcgtaaacgctacatacttggtttggccggaaaaagatatagagggtggaaagctttttttaacaaacacctatcttaaggataaagaaggaaactttcttgaagaggcaccgagACGTCCAAAAAAATATGAGCTCTTCATTAAAGAagaagattgggttgagtttgtaaatcaaagagatgaagctttccggaaaaggagtgccacaaatagggcgagagcatcaaaacccgcgtatccatacaaaaaagggcgtttgggatatgcacgcttagaggaaaaaatt ttagaggagacgaaaagtgaggaaacctcacttccagtacatgtgttgtggaaggaagctcgtgtgggcaagaattgA